One region of Aureibacillus halotolerans genomic DNA includes:
- a CDS encoding phosphatase PAP2 family protein — protein MSTDLKQKLPISRIIFVLLGSLVVIASMATFITIAEDILEKERFAFDVIVNGWVEQVNTPAVTNGMAWITELGSIWFLTVLSIGVVIIMIRKKESWFSIILFCITVGGGGLLNTLLKQIFQRERPSLLETVDGIGYSFPSGHTMGSCIAYGMIAYILSRYVTSKRKQFLLLVSALVLSLLIGLSRIFLGVHYPTDILAGFAAGLIWLSVCISALEWRNYRSKRLLQSSSG, from the coding sequence ATGAGCACAGATTTGAAACAAAAGCTTCCAATATCTAGAATAATATTTGTTTTATTAGGAAGTCTTGTCGTCATTGCTTCGATGGCGACCTTTATTACAATTGCTGAAGATATTTTAGAAAAAGAGCGTTTTGCATTTGATGTCATCGTAAATGGGTGGGTCGAGCAAGTGAACACCCCAGCCGTTACGAACGGCATGGCCTGGATCACAGAGCTCGGGTCCATTTGGTTTTTAACCGTACTATCCATTGGTGTCGTCATCATCATGATAAGGAAAAAGGAGTCATGGTTTTCAATCATCCTTTTTTGTATCACTGTAGGGGGTGGAGGGCTGTTAAACACTTTATTGAAGCAAATTTTTCAAAGAGAACGCCCTTCCTTATTAGAAACAGTAGATGGCATAGGGTATAGTTTTCCGAGTGGACACACGATGGGAAGCTGTATTGCTTACGGAATGATCGCATACATACTGTCACGATACGTCACGTCCAAACGTAAACAATTCTTGCTGCTAGTGAGTGCACTTGTACTTTCTCTACTCATCGGTTTAAGTCGAATTTTTTTAGGTGTGCATTATCCTACAGATATACTCGCTGGCTTTGCTGCTGGTCTCATTTGGTTAAGTGTATGTATTAGTGCGTTAGAATGGCGGAATTATAGGTCCAAACGACTGCTGCAATCAAGCTCAGGCTGA